In Drechmeria coniospora strain ARSEF 6962 chromosome 03, whole genome shotgun sequence, the DNA window GAGAGGTGGCGCAAGCtgcacggccgccgcctcgatcATGAAGAGCGACTGCGCAAGCGGACGGCTCGCGAGGGCCACAAGGCGTCCCAGGATGCGCAGAACCTGCGCGGCCTGCGGGCCAAGCTCTACCACAAGAAGCGACACAACGAGAAGATACAGATGAAAAAGGCCATCAAGGCGCACGAGGAGCGCAACgtcaagacggccgacgagaaggagccgtcgacgcccatgCCATCGTACCTGCTCGACCGGACGAACcccacgacggccaaggcgctgAGCAGTGCCATCAAGAACAAGCGAGCCGAGAAGGCGGCGCGATTCAGCGTGCCGCTGCCCAAGGTCCGCGGCATcagcgaggaggagatgtTCAAGGTCGTCAAGACGGGCAAGAAGATCCAGAAGAAGGCGTGGAAGCGGATggtgacgaagccgacgttTGTCGGCCAGGACTTCACCCGCCGCAACCCCAAGTACGAGCGCTTCATCCGGCCCATGGGCCTGCGCTACAAAAAGGCCAACGTCACCCACCCGGAGCTCAACGTGACCATGACGCTGCCCATCATCGGCGTCAAGAAGAACCCGCAGAACCCCATGTACACCCAGCTCGGGGTCCTGACCAAGGGCACCATCATCGAGGTCAACGTcagcgagctcggcctcgtgaCGGCGGGTGGAAAGGTCGTCTGGGGCCGTTTTGCCCAGATCACCAACAACTGCGAGAACGACGGCTGCGTCAACAGCGTGCTGCTCGTCTGAGTCGCCGGCCTGTCGCTCGGCGGAAGTCTGCTCCGCTCTGCCAAGACGAAGATGGAGCGCCGTTTGTCACATTGCATGCAGTTGGCGTTTGGGGCGTTGGGGGTCGCATTCAAACACACATAAAGGGACGACGTCCATCGCTTGAGGACAGCCCTCGTTTCACTCCTGCACCTTCCCTGCGGAGGGGCTAGGGCATTGATGCTAGGAAGGGTTGGCAATCGTCAAAAATGGGTATCTGGATACATGCGGGTACAGGCAATTCGAATCATGTTCTCGTTGTTCGTCTCGTTCGTTGCCTTGCGTAGCCGAACCTGACGCGTTTCCCTCGAGGCTCGGTTGCTCCTCTCGAACAAGAAATGGCACAAAATGAGCCGGAGCGTCCTCGTTGGTCTTCCTATGTATCTCCGTTGCATGTATGTCGAGTTTCCTGCGTTTCATTCGACATATATCCATCCGTATGGTATCCATCCGTATGATATCCATCCGTATGGTATTCATCCGTATGGTATCCGTCCGTATGATATCCATCCGTATGCCAGTCTGCCATCCAGCAGAGCATTCCATCAGCCAGCTCGGTGCCCCTATGAGTAAGCAGACATATCCATAGTTGACGCAAACACCGGATGTCGGCGCCTCCGTGTGcattcaagtacatgtgctgtagaGTTGGGTGCGGGTTTGGATTTTTTATGCTTGCCAGTTTCATGTTCCATGGTAGTATTGTTGGTATTGTTGTAACAGTAATGCACCGTTCACTGTAGTACGGAATAAGTACTGTCGAGGTTGATCAGGGCCATGGCATAGCGCCAGGGTCGATTCGAGTTAGTGCCGCCGCCAATGCGGGCCGTGGACCCTGTTCGTCCAAGGAGTCGGGCGGTGACGGACAAATTATTTTCTGCCCGACAAAACCTGCTGAGCCATTCCCCTCGCTCTGCGTAAAGGCTGTACAACATTGACTGGCCATcacccttcccctccccctcctcctctccctccaaTATCTTTTACATCAACACCAGCAC includes these proteins:
- a CDS encoding ribosome biogenesis protein NSA2, whose protein sequence is MPQNEYMERWRKLHGRRLDHEERLRKRTAREGHKASQDAQNLRGLRAKLYHKKRHNEKIQMKKAIKAHEERNVKTADEKEPSTPMPSYLLDRTNPTTAKALSSAIKNKRAEKAARFSVPLPKVRGISEEEMFKVVKTGKKIQKKAWKRMVTKPTFVGQDFTRRNPKYERFIRPMGLRYKKANVTHPELNVTMTLPIIGVKKNPQNPMYTQLGVLTKGTIIEVNVSELGLVTAGGKVVWGRFAQITNNCENDGCVNSVLLV